The following coding sequences are from one Salvelinus namaycush isolate Seneca chromosome 23, SaNama_1.0, whole genome shotgun sequence window:
- the LOC120018060 gene encoding LIM/homeobox protein Lhx1, with product MVHCAGCERPILDRFLLNVLDRAWHVKCVQCCECKCNLTEKCFSREGKLYCKNDFFRRFGTKCAGCSQGISPNDLVRRARSKVFHLNCFTCMMCNKQLSTGEELYIIDENKFVCKEDYLTHSNGKDTNLLSVTACSDPSLSPDSQDQLQDDVKDTEIANLSDKETGSNENDGENLGGKRRGPRTTIKAKQLETLKAAFAATPKPTRHIREQLAQETGLNMRVIQVWFQNRRSKERRMKQLSALGARRHAFFRSPRRMRTLVDRLEPGELIPNGPFSYYGDYQSEYYGPGGNYDFFPQGPPSSQAQTPIDLPFVPSSGPTGTPLGGMDHPLPGHHPSSEVQRYSDIMSHHPGDSPSPEPGIPGPMHSISSEVYGPSPPFTSLSLNGSGYGNHLSHAPSEMNEGTVW from the exons ATGGTCCACTGTGCCGGGTGCGAGAGGCCTATACTGGACAGGTTTCTCCTCAATGTTCTGGACAGAGCGTGGCACGTCAAGTGCGTACAGTGTTGCGAGTGTAAATGCAATTTAACAGAGAAATGCTTTTCTCGAGAGGGGAAACTATACTGCAAAAACGACTTCTTTAG GAGGTTCGGGACAAAGTGCGCGGGCTGTTCTCAGGGCATCTCCCCGAACGACTTGGTCCGGAGGGCAAGGAGCAAAGTGTTTCATCTCAACTGCTTCACCTGCATGATGTGTAACAAACAGCTGTCCACGGGAGAGGAGCTCTACATCATAGACGAAAACAAATTTGTCTGCAAAGAAGATTATCTAACCCATAGCAATGGGAAAGACACAAATCTTCTCTCAG TAACAGCATGTAGCGATCCAAGTTTATCGCCAGATTCTCAAGACCAGTTACAGGACGATGTAAAGGACACTGAAATAGCCAATTTGTCGGACAAAGAAACGGGTAGTAATGAGAACGATGGCGAAAACCTTGGCGGTAAACGACGTGGACCGCGAACCACCATCAAAGCAAAGCAACTGGAGACCCTGAAAGCGGCCTTCGCTGCCACCCCCAAACCCACAAGACACATCAGGGAGCAGCTCGCGCAGGAGACGGGGCTGAACATGAGAGTAATTCAG GTATGGTTTCAGAACCGGCGGTCTAAAGAGCGACGGATGAAGCAATTGAGCGCCCTGGGCGCGAGACGGCACGCGTTCTTCCGGAGCCCGAGGAGAATGAGAACGCTAGTGGACCGGCTGGAACCAGGGGAATTAATTCCAAACGGTCCTTTCTCTTACTACGGAG ATTATCAGAGCGAGTACTACGGTCCAGGAGGGAACTACGACTTCTTTCCTCAGGGGCCTCCATCGTCGCAGGCACAGACCCCCATAGACCTCCCCTTTGTGCCCTCCTCAGGCCCCACAGGCACCCCTCTAGGTGGTATGGACCATCCCCTGCCCGGGCACCACCCCTCCAGTGAGGTGCAGCGCTATTCTGACATCATGTCCCACCACCCTGGGGACTCACCCAGCCCGGAGCCAGGCATCCCGGGGCCCATGCACAGCATCTCCTCTGAGGTGTACGGCCCCAGCCCACCCTTTACCTCACTATCCCTCAATGGCAGCGGATACGGCAACCACCTGTCCCATGCACCCTCGGAAATGAATGAGGGCACCGTCTGGTAG